The proteins below come from a single Chitinophaga pinensis DSM 2588 genomic window:
- a CDS encoding FecR family protein, translating to MKQPEQHIINSLLEKHSLGILTPEERVLLENWYADFPQQGEVWVDATEKTAMKDALKAEIFDTIATVQVHAIKPPVRRIWWQAAAVIAALAVISLLYSRREPVYEVVTAAAGKGIVRLQLPDQSEMWLEPGTVVRYPKDFGKRNRELELKDGMAFFSVEEQTEHPFIVKMPGGVQAKVLGTGFTVKKYAQSADVMVMVSSGAVQVTDSSGVLGICKSGQQILYRLTDHTATRSEEIVEDWRNGNLSIRDASFLEIARILENRYGLQLTFNPANVASYRFTLRINKQDTAADVLEMLKDISGLTYTLSGNKVIIQ from the coding sequence ATGAAACAACCTGAACAGCATATCATTAACTCCTTGTTAGAAAAGCATTCTCTTGGTATCCTTACACCGGAAGAAAGAGTATTGCTTGAAAATTGGTATGCTGATTTCCCACAACAGGGGGAAGTATGGGTCGACGCCACAGAGAAAACAGCCATGAAAGATGCGCTGAAAGCGGAGATATTTGACACGATTGCCACTGTACAGGTACATGCGATAAAACCGCCTGTGCGTCGTATCTGGTGGCAGGCTGCGGCAGTCATTGCTGCCCTCGCCGTTATATCTTTGTTATATAGCAGGAGAGAACCGGTGTATGAGGTTGTGACGGCTGCCGCGGGTAAAGGCATCGTCAGACTGCAATTGCCGGATCAATCCGAAATGTGGCTGGAACCCGGTACTGTTGTGCGTTACCCAAAGGATTTCGGTAAACGTAACCGCGAGCTGGAGCTAAAGGATGGAATGGCTTTTTTCTCCGTGGAGGAACAAACGGAGCATCCTTTTATCGTAAAGATGCCAGGTGGTGTACAGGCAAAAGTGCTTGGAACCGGCTTTACCGTAAAGAAATATGCACAGTCAGCAGATGTAATGGTAATGGTTAGTTCCGGCGCCGTACAAGTGACTGATAGTAGTGGCGTATTAGGCATATGCAAAAGCGGACAGCAAATACTTTACCGGCTGACGGACCATACCGCTACCCGCTCGGAAGAGATCGTAGAGGACTGGCGCAATGGTAATCTGTCAATCCGTGACGCTTCCTTTCTGGAAATAGCCCGTATCCTGGAAAACCGTTATGGATTACAGCTGACGTTTAATCCGGCTAATGTGGCGTCTTACCGCTTTACGCTCCGTATCAACAAGCAAGACACAGCTGCAGACGTGTTGGAGATGTTGAAAGATATCAGCGGACTTACATACACGCTCAGCGGAAATAAGGTGATCATACAGTAA
- a CDS encoding RNA polymerase sigma factor → MPVSDFQHIPENELWQLVREGNVSAYGELYERHWEALFETAYWHLYDKAAAKDIVQEVFVYCWQKRAQIEINESVVAYFRAAVRFKVLNYLKAESAREKYQQLAGQSIPVITHTTSEYMAEADLQASYHRELTRLPDKMREVFIDSRDHGLSIEEIAEKRAISTQTVKNQLSNALKKLRKALGNFYME, encoded by the coding sequence ATGCCTGTATCTGACTTTCAGCATATCCCGGAAAATGAACTCTGGCAACTTGTCAGAGAAGGCAACGTGTCCGCTTATGGTGAGTTATATGAACGTCATTGGGAAGCCCTTTTTGAAACCGCTTACTGGCATCTGTACGATAAAGCAGCCGCGAAGGATATCGTGCAGGAGGTATTTGTGTATTGCTGGCAAAAAAGGGCGCAGATAGAGATCAATGAATCCGTTGTGGCTTATTTCCGGGCGGCGGTCCGCTTTAAGGTATTGAATTATCTGAAGGCGGAGAGTGCCAGGGAGAAGTATCAGCAACTGGCTGGTCAGTCTATACCTGTTATTACGCATACGACCAGTGAGTATATGGCCGAAGCAGATTTACAGGCCAGTTATCACCGTGAACTGACCCGTCTGCCTGATAAGATGCGGGAGGTGTTTATAGATAGCCGCGATCACGGTTTGTCTATAGAGGAGATAGCCGAAAAAAGGGCTATTTCTACACAAACTGTTAAAAATCAATTGTCTAATGCCTTGAAGAAACTCAGAAAGGCCCTCGGCAATTTTTATATGGAATAA
- a CDS encoding ABC transporter permease, whose product MLKNYLKTAFRSLWRNKRYALLNITGLTLGITVCLVIYVIIQYEQSFDTFHTKKDRIYRVLTVSPGENGNTNYTQAVPFPIPTVLPNDFAEFEKVTGIVQMGKRLVTLEDSKGNIQHKFKPLVYFLQPSFFDIFDYKWLAGNKATALNDPSATVLSRSTAEKYFGDWHKAMGKVIRLDQQFNLTVTGILDDPPENTEFQFDMVATYAMMKINEIKDWVTIDDIHSCYVLLRPGQDVAKIDRHLIAFSKKYKDPKNTATHMLQPLAGVHTDKRTGNYIGRVVPPERIRMLWMIAAFILLIACVNFINLATAQAVNRAREIGVRKVLGSNRWQLQTQFLSETAILVLLSLQLAMILALCLLPFISSVMSLPLGAGMLTSGNVYLLLFAIFLVVTLLAGFYPSIVVAAFNPINALKSRIAAGRKSGGISLRRGLVVFQFIITQALIIGTLIILQQMNYFHSQSMGFTREAIVNVPFRNDSAGNAKISYLRGQLEHIRGIQEVSFSDAAPSSDGNWWTGFKFDHQTEDVKFASVTRWVDYNFLNTYDIKLVAGRNLTRTDSVREFLVNETLVQKLGLKPADVLNKNMDVWDGRIKGPIVGVVRDFTAGTLKEAMAPVFMSNIKRRFSNAGIRLAAGADAQASMKAIEKLWNDNFPEQIFEYQFLDQKVAEYYREERQLAHLYEIFAGIAIFLSCLGLYGLASFMAVQRIKEVGVRKVLGATPAHIVYLFSREFMLLIGIAFVIAAPLVWYFMHNWLNNFVNRVDINWSVFVAGGMTALLIALITVSSQAIRAAMMDPVNSLKAE is encoded by the coding sequence ATGCTGAAGAACTATCTCAAAACCGCTTTCCGCAGTCTTTGGCGCAACAAGCGCTATGCATTACTTAACATTACCGGTCTTACGTTGGGTATCACCGTTTGTCTTGTGATCTATGTGATCATTCAATACGAGCAGAGTTTTGATACGTTTCATACAAAGAAAGACCGGATCTATAGGGTGCTGACAGTATCACCAGGGGAAAATGGCAATACCAATTATACACAGGCTGTACCATTTCCCATACCCACTGTGCTGCCCAATGACTTTGCAGAATTTGAGAAGGTGACTGGTATTGTACAAATGGGTAAAAGACTGGTCACACTGGAAGACAGTAAAGGCAATATTCAACATAAGTTCAAACCACTGGTATATTTCTTACAGCCTTCGTTCTTTGACATATTTGATTATAAATGGTTGGCCGGCAACAAGGCCACCGCGTTAAATGATCCCAGTGCAACCGTTTTGTCACGGTCTACTGCGGAGAAGTATTTCGGCGACTGGCATAAGGCTATGGGAAAGGTTATCCGGCTTGACCAGCAGTTTAATCTGACAGTCACAGGTATACTGGATGATCCTCCTGAAAACACAGAGTTTCAGTTTGATATGGTGGCAACTTATGCCATGATGAAAATAAATGAGATAAAGGATTGGGTAACGATAGACGATATTCATAGTTGTTATGTATTGCTGCGCCCGGGACAGGATGTGGCAAAGATTGACCGGCACCTGATTGCTTTTTCGAAGAAATATAAAGACCCGAAAAACACGGCTACACACATGTTACAGCCTTTGGCTGGCGTGCATACAGATAAACGTACGGGAAACTATATCGGTCGCGTGGTACCACCGGAACGCATCAGGATGTTGTGGATGATTGCCGCATTTATCCTGCTGATTGCCTGTGTGAACTTCATCAATCTGGCTACCGCACAAGCGGTAAATCGTGCACGTGAGATTGGGGTCCGCAAGGTACTCGGCAGTAACCGCTGGCAGCTGCAAACACAGTTTCTGTCTGAAACCGCCATACTGGTGCTGCTTTCTTTGCAGCTGGCAATGATATTAGCGTTATGTCTGTTACCGTTCATCAGCAGTGTCATGAGTCTGCCCCTGGGAGCAGGTATGCTGACAAGCGGGAATGTATATCTGTTGCTGTTCGCTATCTTCCTGGTCGTTACTTTGCTGGCAGGTTTCTATCCTTCTATTGTAGTAGCTGCTTTTAATCCGATTAATGCACTAAAGAGCAGGATCGCCGCCGGCAGAAAGTCAGGAGGTATTTCTTTGCGCCGGGGACTGGTGGTTTTCCAGTTTATTATTACACAGGCGCTGATCATCGGTACACTCATCATCTTGCAACAAATGAATTACTTTCACAGTCAATCCATGGGTTTTACCCGGGAGGCCATTGTGAATGTACCTTTCCGTAATGACAGTGCGGGCAATGCCAAGATTTCGTATCTCCGGGGTCAGCTGGAACATATCAGAGGCATACAGGAGGTAAGCTTTTCGGATGCAGCGCCTTCCAGTGATGGTAACTGGTGGACCGGCTTTAAATTTGATCATCAGACGGAAGATGTCAAATTTGCTTCGGTGACACGTTGGGTAGATTATAACTTTCTGAACACCTATGATATTAAACTCGTAGCAGGCCGCAACCTCACCCGCACCGATTCCGTACGTGAGTTCCTGGTGAACGAAACCCTGGTACAAAAACTGGGGCTGAAACCAGCGGATGTGCTCAATAAAAACATGGATGTATGGGATGGAAGGATTAAAGGACCTATTGTAGGCGTAGTCAGGGACTTTACTGCCGGTACGCTGAAAGAAGCCATGGCGCCTGTATTTATGAGCAACATCAAACGGCGTTTCAGCAATGCAGGTATCCGGCTGGCAGCAGGCGCCGATGCGCAGGCTTCCATGAAAGCGATCGAAAAACTCTGGAATGACAACTTTCCCGAACAGATCTTCGAATATCAGTTCCTGGATCAGAAGGTGGCAGAATATTACAGGGAAGAGCGCCAGCTGGCACATTTGTATGAGATCTTTGCAGGTATCGCCATCTTTCTCAGTTGCCTGGGATTATATGGTCTGGCTTCATTCATGGCAGTACAACGTATAAAGGAAGTTGGTGTGCGCAAAGTATTGGGCGCCACTCCTGCACATATCGTATACCTTTTCTCAAGGGAGTTTATGCTGTTGATAGGTATCGCCTTTGTAATTGCAGCTCCGCTGGTATGGTACTTTATGCATAACTGGCTCAATAATTTTGTGAACCGGGTAGATATTAACTGGAGCGTGTTTGTAGCCGGAGGTATGACGGCGCTGCTGATAGCTTTGATTACAGTGAGTTCGCAAGCTATACGGGCGGCGATGATGGACCCGGTGAATAGTTTGAAAGCAGAGTGA
- a CDS encoding TonB-dependent receptor domain-containing protein: protein MRHFITVYLLLAWLTVNAQNASEKLSINIPAGSLEATLKLLEQKSRTPISYELTRVRGIQVKAHLYIDTPLGKILGDILKGTPLDYKQKGGNILIIARPASVNTLSGFVEDAVSGEKLIGVSIVTTQLQGGTTTNNYGFYSLTVPGDSLRLQISYIGYSRLDTIISMVDNPRINFRLRTGSRQLEAITVNGTHTRRIQESSQMSSINLPAAQVRSLPRLLGEPDLLKALQLMPGVKQGTEGSSALLIRGGTPDQNLILLDGAPLYHPMHLLGIFSTFNTSVLKDVTLYKGAFPARYGGRLSSVVDISTKDGNMYKHHGEFSVGLLSTQLTLEGPLKKGKTSYVLSGRRSYPDLIASPFVKSSEEDLQKFSLFFYDLNAKIHHQFSEKDKLYLSFYMGKDKLRIRDRYSDDSEGPTDNYDLSDLNIQWGNITGTLRWTHIVSPKLFTNTMLIGSSYKFSTGIHTEDKYDADASSNTLKLNSGIRDYGVKTDIDYRPMPAHAIKMGASYMHRRFTPGIIRMKQTEGDDTILDSVNNNRNIPASEMDLYAEDDWEITSRLKLNAGLHWSGFSVQDHFYHSLQPRVSMRFLLPGDWGLKASYTHMTQYIHLLANNSISLPTDLWVPATRKVAPQQADQFALGLARNLFRNRYEFSAEVYYKKMREVAEYKDGAEYLTTSKGDTWQDQIASGTGRSYGLEVLLQKKTGRLTGWLGYTWAISDRNIPGVNYGHTFYYKYDRRHDFHLVTIYKLRKNIELSGSWTYQSASPFTVPVARYEGTIGPVTPNDPNNWSPTVDYINNRNNVRITAYHRLDLGVNFIKEKKNGNVRTWNISVLNAYNRMNPFFYYVKDYSDNKAKVNLNGLVLLPLTPSFSYSLKF, encoded by the coding sequence ATGCGTCATTTTATAACTGTTTATTTATTACTCGCCTGGTTGACTGTCAATGCACAGAATGCCAGTGAAAAACTCAGTATCAATATTCCGGCAGGCTCTCTGGAAGCAACCCTGAAACTGCTGGAACAGAAAAGCAGAACACCGATATCCTACGAACTTACACGTGTAAGAGGGATACAGGTCAAAGCGCACCTTTACATAGATACGCCGCTCGGAAAAATTCTGGGGGATATTCTGAAAGGTACACCGCTGGACTATAAACAGAAAGGTGGTAATATCCTGATTATCGCACGCCCGGCCAGTGTGAATACGCTGAGCGGCTTTGTGGAAGATGCGGTAAGCGGGGAAAAACTGATCGGCGTTTCAATCGTAACGACGCAGTTGCAGGGTGGTACGACGACCAACAACTATGGTTTTTATAGTCTTACCGTACCCGGCGATTCATTACGCCTTCAGATATCCTATATCGGTTATAGCCGCCTCGATACCATCATCAGTATGGTGGATAATCCGCGTATTAACTTCAGGTTGCGCACCGGCAGCAGACAACTGGAAGCCATCACCGTAAACGGAACGCATACAAGAAGGATACAGGAATCCTCACAAATGAGCAGTATCAATCTGCCCGCTGCCCAGGTACGTTCGCTGCCTCGCCTGTTGGGAGAACCCGACCTGCTGAAGGCATTGCAGCTGATGCCCGGTGTAAAACAGGGAACGGAAGGATCCAGTGCCTTGTTGATCCGGGGAGGAACGCCCGACCAGAACCTGATATTGCTGGATGGAGCGCCCTTATATCATCCGATGCACCTGCTGGGTATATTCTCGACATTCAATACCAGTGTGCTCAAAGATGTGACCTTGTATAAAGGCGCATTTCCGGCACGGTATGGCGGTCGACTGTCATCAGTGGTCGATATCTCCACCAAAGACGGCAATATGTACAAACACCACGGAGAGTTTTCCGTTGGATTGTTGTCTACCCAGTTAACACTGGAAGGACCACTGAAAAAAGGTAAAACATCTTACGTGTTATCAGGACGCCGGTCTTACCCCGACCTGATTGCCAGTCCGTTTGTAAAAAGCTCAGAGGAGGATCTGCAGAAATTCAGTCTTTTTTTCTATGACCTGAATGCAAAGATCCATCATCAGTTCTCAGAAAAGGATAAGCTCTACCTGAGCTTTTACATGGGAAAAGATAAACTCCGGATCCGCGACCGCTACTCGGATGATAGCGAAGGACCGACAGATAACTATGACTTATCAGATCTGAATATTCAATGGGGAAACATCACCGGCACCCTGCGATGGACGCATATCGTTTCTCCAAAGCTCTTTACCAATACAATGCTGATCGGCAGCAGCTATAAATTCAGTACGGGTATTCATACCGAAGATAAATACGATGCGGATGCCAGCAGTAATACACTGAAGCTGAATTCAGGCATCCGCGATTATGGTGTAAAAACAGATATAGACTATCGACCCATGCCAGCCCATGCCATCAAGATGGGAGCGTCCTATATGCATCGCAGGTTTACACCGGGTATCATTCGTATGAAACAGACCGAAGGAGATGACACAATACTGGATTCGGTAAATAATAACCGTAATATCCCGGCATCGGAAATGGATCTGTATGCGGAGGATGACTGGGAAATCACATCTCGGCTGAAATTAAATGCAGGCTTACACTGGAGTGGCTTCAGCGTACAGGATCACTTTTATCATTCCCTGCAACCGCGTGTTAGTATGCGCTTCCTGTTGCCCGGAGACTGGGGATTAAAAGCGTCTTATACGCACATGACGCAATACATTCACTTGTTGGCCAACAATTCCATTTCGTTGCCTACAGATCTCTGGGTGCCAGCAACAAGAAAAGTTGCACCACAGCAGGCAGACCAGTTTGCGTTAGGACTCGCACGTAACCTGTTCCGCAACAGGTACGAATTTTCTGCTGAGGTGTATTACAAAAAAATGAGGGAGGTGGCAGAGTATAAAGATGGTGCGGAATATCTTACAACCAGCAAGGGAGATACCTGGCAGGATCAGATTGCTTCCGGCACCGGCAGATCTTACGGACTAGAGGTATTGCTGCAGAAAAAAACAGGTCGGCTGACCGGCTGGCTCGGATATACCTGGGCGATCTCAGATCGTAATATTCCAGGTGTCAATTATGGTCATACGTTCTATTATAAATATGACCGCCGCCACGATTTCCACCTGGTCACCATTTACAAGCTCAGAAAGAACATAGAGCTGTCGGGTAGCTGGACCTATCAGTCTGCGTCTCCTTTCACGGTGCCGGTAGCCCGTTATGAAGGGACGATCGGTCCTGTAACACCGAATGATCCGAACAATTGGTCGCCGACTGTAGACTATATCAACAACCGGAATAATGTAAGGATCACCGCCTATCATCGTCTGGATCTTGGCGTCAACTTTATCAAAGAGAAGAAGAATGGAAATGTGCGGACCTGGAATATCAGTGTATTGAATGCGTATAACAGGATGAATCCATTCTTTTATTACGTAAAAGATTATTCGGATAATAAAGCGAAAGTCAATCTTAATGGCCTCGTTTTATTACCACTCACACCTAGCTTTTCTTATAGTTTAAAATTCTAA
- a CDS encoding DUF4249 domain-containing protein, which yields MRIKVLLLLLLVSTISACEKSFNIPIPEEANRPVLNLLMNKDSVMIARVSLSVRLNEYGPKEVKDAVVKLYEDGNYKETLTTYTESGRTYYRGNTLAKAGATYRVSADVAGYEEISGSDKIPDTVAIEGIKMSVTRIDAWRNRAAVTVQLHDDPAIQNYYRIRMYQLLRVPNGAGDTISLKLPQYFESGDATVPILDDDTHPEFFTTDALFNGRNPVFVFRADVFENFNTMIVEISSLTYHSYNYLNSISLAEEKDEDGLSEKVIVYNNIIKGFGIVGGVAQRQYELRK from the coding sequence ATGCGGATAAAAGTATTGTTGCTGTTGTTATTGGTATCCACGATCAGCGCCTGTGAAAAGTCTTTTAATATCCCTATTCCGGAAGAAGCTAACAGACCGGTCCTAAACCTTTTGATGAATAAAGACAGTGTGATGATTGCCAGGGTCAGCTTGTCTGTCCGTCTGAATGAGTACGGACCTAAAGAGGTGAAAGATGCTGTCGTTAAATTGTATGAAGACGGCAATTATAAAGAAACCCTGACGACTTATACTGAGTCCGGGCGGACTTATTACAGGGGCAATACCCTGGCAAAAGCGGGCGCAACATACCGTGTTTCAGCCGATGTTGCGGGATATGAAGAGATTTCCGGCAGTGATAAGATCCCTGATACCGTGGCAATCGAAGGAATAAAGATGTCCGTAACCAGGATTGATGCCTGGCGAAACAGGGCGGCTGTCACCGTACAGTTACATGACGATCCGGCAATACAAAACTATTATCGTATAAGAATGTACCAGTTGCTTAGAGTACCTAATGGCGCAGGTGATACCATAAGTTTGAAATTGCCGCAATATTTTGAATCAGGGGATGCGACTGTGCCCATATTAGACGACGACACACATCCGGAATTCTTTACTACAGATGCATTATTCAATGGCCGTAATCCGGTATTTGTCTTCAGAGCAGATGTTTTTGAGAATTTCAATACTATGATCGTGGAAATAAGTTCGCTGACCTATCATAGCTATAACTATCTGAACAGCATTTCTCTGGCAGAGGAGAAAGATGAAGACGGGCTATCGGAGAAGGTGATCGTGTATAATAATATCATAAAAGGATTTGGTATTGTTGGCGGTGTCGCGCAGCGGCAATATGAGTTGCGGAAGTGA
- a CDS encoding sigma-54-dependent transcriptional regulator: MRKILIVEDEFIEAKNLQRMLIKAGYEVSGIANSVEQALSMLKNERPDFVLIDIFLRGASTGVDLGHMLRSQHVPFLYLSANSNKSTLDKVKSTRPYGFLVKPCREKDVLAMLEIAIYQHENRLPDPSPDAALPKDLLIRTGAVETDSYPAIIGQSETLQHTMRQVHMVAPSDSAVMILGESGTGKEMIAQALHILSPRKKGPFIKVNCAALPVTLIESILFGHEKGSFTGAAGRYIGKFEQADKGTLFLDEIGEVPFDVQAKLLRTLQEKEIERLGGSDTIKINVRIIAATNRDLEKEMAEGRFRIDLYYRLNVFPIYLSPLRQRGDDILLLANHFKDKFCLAEGKALFEIPSSVAHKLLTHPWPGNIRELESAMRRLVLLYSSQQEGLAEAVLQPQIQYKEAPSESNLNADQDVKTWHEYERHYILHTLKKCKGKISGENGAAKLLDLPPSTLESKMKRLGIKKGDY; this comes from the coding sequence ATGAGAAAAATACTGATAGTCGAAGACGAATTTATTGAAGCCAAAAACCTGCAACGGATGCTGATTAAAGCCGGGTATGAAGTTTCCGGGATTGCCAACTCCGTTGAACAGGCCCTTTCGATGCTCAAAAACGAACGGCCCGATTTTGTATTGATTGATATTTTTCTAAGAGGAGCATCAACAGGCGTTGACCTCGGACATATGCTGCGCAGTCAGCATGTGCCGTTTCTATATTTATCTGCCAACTCGAATAAAAGCACGCTTGACAAAGTAAAGTCAACCCGCCCTTATGGATTTCTGGTGAAGCCATGCAGGGAAAAAGATGTACTCGCTATGCTGGAGATTGCCATTTATCAACATGAAAACAGATTACCTGACCCATCTCCTGATGCGGCACTACCTAAGGATCTATTAATACGTACCGGAGCAGTTGAAACTGACAGCTATCCGGCTATTATTGGTCAAAGTGAAACACTGCAACACACGATGCGGCAGGTACACATGGTAGCGCCATCTGATTCTGCGGTGATGATCCTCGGCGAAAGTGGCACAGGTAAAGAGATGATCGCACAGGCCCTGCATATATTGTCTCCCAGGAAGAAAGGACCATTTATCAAGGTCAATTGCGCTGCGTTGCCGGTAACACTGATAGAATCTATTTTATTCGGACATGAAAAAGGTTCTTTCACCGGGGCTGCCGGCAGGTACATAGGAAAGTTTGAACAGGCGGACAAAGGAACCCTCTTTCTCGACGAAATAGGCGAAGTACCCTTTGATGTACAGGCAAAGCTCCTCAGAACACTCCAGGAGAAGGAAATCGAACGATTGGGAGGCAGTGATACTATTAAGATCAATGTCCGGATCATCGCTGCAACAAACCGTGATCTTGAGAAAGAGATGGCCGAAGGTAGGTTCCGGATTGACCTCTACTACCGTTTAAATGTATTCCCTATCTATCTTTCTCCATTACGGCAACGTGGAGATGACATTTTGTTACTTGCCAATCATTTTAAAGATAAGTTTTGTCTTGCGGAAGGAAAGGCCCTCTTTGAGATTCCTTCTTCTGTCGCCCATAAGCTGCTTACACATCCCTGGCCGGGGAACATCCGGGAACTGGAAAGTGCCATGCGAAGACTGGTATTACTGTACAGTTCCCAGCAGGAGGGACTCGCAGAAGCCGTACTACAACCACAGATACAATACAAGGAAGCTCCATCAGAAAGCAACTTAAATGCAGATCAGGATGTTAAAACCTGGCATGAGTATGAAAGACATTACATCCTGCATACCCTTAAGAAATGTAAAGGAAAAATCAGCGGTGAAAACGGAGCTGCTAAATTACTCGATCTTCCACCCAGTACCCTGGAATCGAAGATGAAACGCCTGGGCATAAAAAAGGGAGATTATTAG
- a CDS encoding pirin family protein produces MYTRTIVQLVESPLHRGFLGEGHVAAAVINATDFFQTDPFILLMDDRLDLAGGPPVGGPHPHAGFETVTLVLKGDDQGWVTGSLELMTAGKGIVHSETITANSSLRILQLWLVLAPEKRWIQPTWQQLLPSVVPTIKTAQLDIRVYSGNSNGASSPLRNNTPLIMVDVIMQKIALFTQILPAAYNALVYVIEGHILIGETSIGAGQAGWLSIPARKGDSEIIVTTEGQEARIILYAAEPHHVPVVNHGPFIGDSPEDIARLYKEYQEGRLPHLNDLPESSKIIYR; encoded by the coding sequence ATGTACACACGCACAATCGTACAATTGGTGGAAAGTCCACTACATCGAGGTTTTCTGGGTGAAGGACATGTAGCGGCAGCTGTTATCAACGCAACTGATTTTTTTCAGACCGATCCTTTTATTTTATTGATGGATGATCGTCTTGATCTTGCTGGCGGGCCTCCCGTAGGAGGGCCGCATCCGCATGCAGGTTTTGAAACCGTTACACTTGTACTAAAAGGTGATGATCAGGGTTGGGTAACAGGCAGTCTCGAACTGATGACAGCCGGGAAAGGCATCGTTCATTCGGAAACTATTACAGCGAATAGCAGCCTGCGTATTTTGCAATTGTGGCTGGTGCTGGCTCCGGAGAAAAGGTGGATACAACCTACCTGGCAGCAACTGCTGCCCTCCGTAGTTCCCACAATAAAGACAGCACAGCTTGATATCAGGGTGTATAGTGGTAACAGCAATGGCGCCAGCTCACCACTCCGTAATAATACCCCGCTGATAATGGTAGATGTGATCATGCAGAAGATCGCATTATTTACACAAATCCTTCCCGCAGCCTATAATGCGCTTGTCTACGTGATCGAAGGACATATATTGATTGGCGAAACAAGTATTGGCGCAGGACAGGCAGGGTGGCTGAGCATACCAGCCAGGAAAGGAGATAGCGAAATTATAGTCACTACAGAAGGACAGGAAGCCCGGATTATTTTATATGCAGCCGAACCTCACCATGTGCCTGTTGTCAACCATGGGCCTTTTATAGGTGACTCACCTGAAGATATTGCCCGTCTGTACAAGGAGTATCAGGAGGGGCGTCTGCCCCATTTGAATGACCTGCCAGAGAGCAGTAAGATCATATATAGATAG
- a CDS encoding helix-turn-helix domain-containing protein: protein MQSKATIYTIKQALYNAVEIFTGRGIQHWSIECFCKGNCLAKDHLLLFVEAGQLDIQFGHTLYHVEKQQLVFVRKDTCFQYESCATPLSMIVFELKYDIIVGFVAMLNLRTRGEGTCLPLLTGDTSELLREYMSSLQLYFNQYPSLSASLTRMKLVELLICLSANDRSFFEQLLFVKESIRPDITRLVEENLTNAISLNQLARLAGRSVSSLRRDFISIYNMPPSRWIRQKKLERAKELLVNTDMTVTSICYTLGFESVAHFSRAFKSYFRYSPSGLREGASVATT from the coding sequence ATGCAAAGCAAAGCCACAATCTATACCATCAAACAGGCCTTGTACAACGCGGTCGAAATATTCACAGGCCGCGGTATCCAACATTGGAGTATTGAGTGTTTTTGTAAAGGAAACTGTTTAGCGAAAGATCACCTGCTTCTTTTTGTTGAAGCAGGCCAGTTAGACATACAATTTGGACATACCCTTTATCATGTAGAAAAGCAACAGCTTGTTTTTGTGAGAAAAGACACCTGCTTTCAATATGAGTCATGCGCTACCCCCTTGAGCATGATTGTATTTGAACTAAAGTATGATATCATTGTCGGATTTGTTGCTATGCTTAATCTTCGAACACGAGGAGAAGGTACCTGTTTGCCGCTGCTTACCGGTGATACAAGCGAGCTATTAAGAGAATATATGTCTTCACTGCAGCTTTATTTTAATCAATACCCCAGCCTTTCAGCCAGCCTTACCAGAATGAAACTGGTTGAACTCCTGATCTGTCTGTCTGCAAATGACAGGTCGTTTTTTGAACAACTATTGTTTGTAAAAGAAAGTATCCGTCCCGATATTACCCGGCTCGTGGAAGAAAATCTGACGAACGCCATTTCCTTGAATCAGCTCGCGCGATTAGCCGGTAGAAGTGTTTCAAGTTTGAGAAGGGATTTTATTTCCATCTATAATATGCCTCCATCCCGTTGGATACGGCAAAAGAAACTGGAAAGAGCAAAAGAACTGCTGGTGAATACGGATATGACGGTAACAAGTATCTGCTATACACTGGGGTTTGAAAGTGTGGCCCACTTTTCAAGGGCCTTCAAATCCTATTTCCGCTATTCGCCCTCCGGACTGAGGGAAGGTGCCTCCGTGGCAACCACCTGA